One genomic segment of [Phormidium] sp. ETS-05 includes these proteins:
- a CDS encoding PotD/PotF family extracellular solute-binding protein: MPPTENPQPHIFPPHPTRRQFFQASLSAISGLALTSCGWTLGVTPTEDAPFESDGSRQAPPISGNQLYIYTWADYTDKELLDSFTAQTGIQVIVDIFDSNETMLAKVQAGGGAAYSIIYPSDYMVKRMAQLHLLREIDHSKLQGLENLFDKFQNPDYDPGNRYSLPFTWGTTGLIYNAEKLKQEPEDWDYLWENSDRLWRRIALMNDVRETIGAGLRSLGYSYNSTNSQEIAMAYEKLLRIKPTLANFTTDGWRDLILAGDLTVAMGYSFSALEVADQNPNLKYVVPKSGTSLWTDTMVIPKNAPNLKAAYAWLNFMLRPEVTVPLSERLYFATPNRAAYELLPPELQENPTLFPPEEILNKCEGILPLDPEKEKEYARYWIKLRSS; the protein is encoded by the coding sequence GTGCCTCCCACCGAGAACCCTCAACCACACATCTTCCCACCCCATCCCACCAGACGCCAGTTTTTCCAGGCGTCCCTATCAGCCATATCTGGACTGGCTCTCACCAGTTGCGGCTGGACTTTGGGGGTAACTCCCACAGAAGATGCTCCTTTTGAATCAGATGGGTCAAGGCAAGCTCCGCCCATCTCTGGCAACCAACTTTATATCTACACTTGGGCGGATTACACCGATAAAGAGTTGCTCGATAGCTTTACCGCTCAAACTGGTATTCAAGTAATTGTCGATATCTTTGATTCCAACGAGACCATGCTGGCCAAAGTTCAAGCCGGAGGGGGAGCTGCTTACAGCATCATCTACCCCTCGGATTACATGGTCAAACGCATGGCGCAACTGCACCTGCTCCGGGAAATCGATCATTCCAAACTCCAAGGTCTGGAAAATCTCTTCGACAAGTTCCAAAATCCCGACTACGACCCGGGCAACCGCTACAGTCTGCCTTTCACGTGGGGCACCACGGGCTTGATTTACAATGCCGAAAAGCTCAAGCAGGAGCCAGAAGATTGGGACTATCTTTGGGAAAATTCCGATCGGCTATGGCGGCGAATCGCCTTGATGAACGATGTGCGCGAGACGATCGGCGCCGGCTTGCGGTCTTTGGGCTACTCCTATAATTCCACCAACTCTCAAGAAATTGCTATGGCGTATGAAAAATTACTCCGGATCAAACCCACCCTGGCCAACTTTACTACCGACGGCTGGCGAGACCTGATTTTGGCAGGCGACCTGACTGTAGCAATGGGATACTCTTTCAGCGCCTTAGAAGTAGCCGACCAAAACCCCAATCTCAAATATGTGGTGCCCAAAAGCGGGACCTCTCTGTGGACCGATACGATGGTCATCCCCAAAAATGCCCCCAATCTCAAAGCCGCTTATGCTTGGCTAAACTTTATGTTGCGTCCCGAGGTGACAGTCCCCCTGAGCGAGCGTCTCTACTTCGCCACCCCAAACCGCGCCGCCTATGAACTCCTACCACCGGAACTGCAGGAAAATCCCACTTTGTTTCCGCCCGAGGAAATCCTCAACAAGTGTGAAGGCATTCTCCCCCTAGATCCGGAAAAGGAAAAGGAGTATGCCCGCTACTGGATTAAATTGAGGAGTAGTTAA
- a CDS encoding ABC transporter ATP-binding protein, producing the protein MFQTAAHILDEKQMQDNPFDVELRKVFKVFDGETAVRGVDLEIRAGEFFSILGPSGCGKTTTLRLIGGFDTPEAGEVLIRGKSMTQVPPYQRPVNTVFQSYALFNHMTIAQNIAFGLKIKRLGKAEIESRVTEALQLVKMESFAHRFPSQLSGGQQQRVALARALVNRPAVVLLDEPLGALDLKLRKQMQVELSSLHQDLGLTFVMVTHDQEEALSLSDRIAVMHEGRIEQVGSPTQIYERPRTPFVADFIGDTNLLQGKIEAAFPEALQVRTGSGLKVVVNTPEPWSHSGTQVVISVRPEKIHLNLYPPTDGANCFEGRLKNIMYMGTHVHYRVELPSGDSLTVRQPNTKGSLPDQDTPIYVHWNPTDCIALVAS; encoded by the coding sequence ATGTTTCAAACAGCAGCGCACATACTCGACGAAAAGCAAATGCAGGATAACCCCTTCGATGTGGAACTGCGAAAAGTTTTCAAAGTGTTTGATGGGGAAACTGCAGTGCGGGGAGTTGACCTGGAAATAAGAGCCGGAGAGTTTTTCAGCATCCTTGGCCCCTCTGGATGTGGCAAAACCACCACCTTGCGGTTGATTGGGGGATTTGACACCCCAGAAGCCGGAGAGGTGCTGATTCGGGGAAAATCGATGACTCAGGTGCCCCCCTACCAACGCCCAGTGAACACGGTATTTCAAAGTTATGCCCTGTTCAACCATATGACGATCGCCCAAAACATCGCTTTCGGACTGAAAATCAAGCGTTTGGGCAAAGCGGAAATCGAATCTCGGGTCACAGAAGCTCTGCAACTGGTGAAAATGGAGTCATTTGCCCATCGGTTTCCTTCACAGCTATCAGGAGGGCAGCAACAGCGGGTAGCTTTAGCCAGAGCTTTGGTGAATCGTCCAGCAGTAGTTTTGCTCGACGAGCCATTAGGAGCCCTAGACTTAAAACTCCGCAAGCAAATGCAGGTAGAGCTTTCATCCCTGCATCAAGACCTAGGCTTGACCTTTGTGATGGTGACCCACGACCAGGAAGAGGCTCTCAGCCTGTCCGATCGAATCGCCGTGATGCACGAGGGTCGCATCGAGCAAGTCGGTTCCCCCACCCAAATCTACGAGCGGCCTCGGACCCCTTTTGTCGCCGATTTTATTGGCGACACCAACCTCCTCCAAGGTAAAATCGAAGCCGCCTTCCCAGAAGCACTTCAGGTCAGAACCGGCAGCGGTCTCAAGGTGGTAGTCAACACCCCTGAACCCTGGAGCCATTCCGGCACCCAAGTCGTCATCAGCGTGCGCCCAGAAAAAATTCACCTCAACCTCTATCCCCCTACCGATGGAGCCAACTGCTTTGAAGGGCGACTGAAAAACATTATGTACATGGGCACTCACGTCCACTATCGAGTAGAATTGCCCTCCGGTGACAGCCTCACCGTCCGGCAGCCCAACACCAAAGGCAGCTTGCCCGACCAAGACACCCCCATCTACGTTCATTGGAACCCCACTGACTGCATCGCCTTGGTGGCTAGTTAG
- the mrdA gene encoding penicillin-binding protein 2, giving the protein MVALLIIYDAARSLILAIATHTKFMSSIQSISVTRQSTSRSVGRTYQSFLIMGIVSILMMGGLGSRLAYLQLVEGKQHQERAEQNRTRTIPKQPVRGNIFDRKGRTLATSRLSHAVFVWPNSLSQEQWPAVMKRLGEIIEVPTDEMLSRLKKAGYDYPKPLRIVRNITRAQATAIEEFRHELPGVEVQAEAVRTYPQGKLASHILGYTGEVDEEYLEELPALGYRLGDIIGQMGVEAAFESQLRGIWGGQKVEVDNTGRVLRVVGDEAAKAGNDLHLTLDMDVQKALEKAIGNTKGAIVAIDPNNGAVLGMVSRPDFDPNIFSGRVSEETWKQLQGVDHPFVNRALRGFAPASTFKIVTTVAGIKSGKFPYHTYLNTYPYITAGGIQFWDWNRAGFGPLGYEGAMAHSSDTFFYQIGRGVGGPTLIQWTRNFGFGAKTGIELADEEDPGLVADDAWKRQNIGEGWYEGDTINMSIGQGYLLASPLQVAVMFAVPANGGYRVKPHLLKDDEDSKQWRESLGLSAETIAVLRDGLQAVLTYGTAKTLPLSGLPTIAGKTGTAEDQPRLSHAWFGAYAPADKPEIVVVAFAENSGGGGGVVAAPMVRQVLVDYFQNKNKK; this is encoded by the coding sequence GTGGTTGCGCTTTTGATTATTTATGATGCTGCGCGATCGTTGATTTTGGCAATTGCGACTCACACTAAGTTTATGAGTTCTATCCAGTCTATATCAGTAACACGTCAATCTACCTCCCGCTCTGTGGGACGGACTTATCAGTCCTTTTTGATTATGGGGATAGTCAGTATCCTGATGATGGGGGGGCTAGGTTCCCGTTTAGCCTACTTGCAGTTGGTGGAGGGGAAACAACACCAGGAACGGGCGGAGCAAAACCGGACGCGCACGATTCCTAAGCAACCGGTGCGGGGTAATATCTTTGACCGCAAGGGCAGAACCTTGGCGACTTCCCGTTTATCCCATGCGGTTTTTGTCTGGCCAAACAGTCTGAGCCAGGAACAATGGCCCGCCGTGATGAAGCGGCTAGGGGAGATTATCGAAGTCCCTACAGATGAGATGCTCTCTCGCCTGAAAAAGGCGGGCTATGATTACCCGAAGCCATTGCGGATTGTCCGCAATATTACTCGCGCTCAAGCGACGGCGATCGAAGAATTCCGCCACGAGTTGCCGGGAGTGGAAGTGCAGGCGGAAGCGGTGCGCACTTACCCCCAAGGGAAGCTGGCTTCTCACATCCTCGGTTACACCGGGGAAGTGGATGAGGAATATCTCGAAGAACTGCCCGCTTTGGGTTATCGCCTGGGGGATATCATCGGGCAGATGGGAGTGGAGGCGGCTTTTGAATCCCAACTAAGGGGTATCTGGGGCGGACAAAAGGTGGAGGTTGATAATACTGGTAGAGTTTTGCGGGTCGTGGGTGATGAAGCGGCAAAGGCGGGCAACGATCTGCATTTAACTCTGGATATGGATGTGCAAAAGGCGCTGGAGAAAGCGATCGGCAATACCAAAGGTGCCATAGTAGCCATAGACCCCAACAACGGCGCGGTTTTGGGAATGGTCAGCCGTCCAGACTTTGACCCCAATATTTTCTCGGGCAGGGTATCAGAGGAAACCTGGAAACAGCTTCAAGGTGTTGACCACCCCTTCGTCAACCGGGCTTTGCGCGGTTTCGCTCCCGCCAGTACCTTTAAAATCGTTACGACCGTGGCGGGGATTAAATCGGGCAAGTTCCCTTACCACACCTATTTAAACACCTATCCCTACATCACTGCGGGGGGGATTCAATTCTGGGACTGGAACCGGGCGGGATTCGGTCCTCTAGGATATGAGGGGGCAATGGCTCACAGTAGTGATACTTTCTTTTATCAAATCGGGCGCGGTGTGGGTGGTCCGACTTTGATTCAATGGACAAGAAATTTCGGTTTTGGCGCTAAAACTGGTATCGAATTAGCGGATGAAGAAGACCCCGGTTTGGTGGCAGATGATGCCTGGAAGCGTCAGAATATTGGCGAAGGCTGGTACGAGGGGGACACGATCAATATGTCGATCGGTCAAGGTTATCTCTTAGCCAGTCCTTTACAAGTGGCGGTGATGTTTGCTGTCCCGGCTAATGGCGGCTACCGAGTCAAACCCCATTTGCTCAAGGATGATGAGGATTCTAAACAGTGGCGGGAATCTCTAGGACTTTCCGCAGAGACGATCGCGGTGTTGCGTGATGGTCTGCAGGCGGTGTTAACTTATGGTACTGCCAAAACTCTTCCTTTGTCTGGTCTGCCTACGATCGCGGGTAAAACTGGTACTGCAGAAGACCAACCCCGTCTTTCTCACGCCTGGTTTGGCGCCTACGCTCCCGCCGATAAACCAGAAATTGTGGTGGTGGCTTTTGCGGAAAACTCTGGTGGTGGCGGTGGTGTGGTTGCCGCCCCAATGGTGCGTCAGGTGTTAGTAGATTACTTTCAAAATAAGAATAAAAAGTAA
- the opcA gene encoding glucose-6-phosphate dehydrogenase assembly protein OpcA produces MTTTPIVALQRPKDISFGEIEAELSKIWLSQSGGKAGPVAARAATFSMVVYEPEEFQQLLAGLGFYDGPIDGIHGPKTKDAVKAAQKAYDLRVTGRIDPETLTRLREELAKLPKEQHQLANLNTRGFSISDAIGSQNPSRIITLCPLIGEEDKGVTAQVSAYCPIQKSSSSTLVCSEYITLQGTKEALERVSDIVTALMIPDLPKFVWWKATPNPEQHLFKVLAAASNCIIVDSCYFTDPESELLKMQELMEQETYIADLNWHRLSAWQELTAAVFDPPERRAALGEVDRVTIDYEKGNAAQALMFLGWLASRLGWEPVSYAEEGGIYEIKRIKFNCANQRPIEAELAAIPTADWGEIPGDMIGLLLASTNPNANCFTILCSETTGCMRMEAGGIAQNSRTEQVTPLTDQKAESLMSQQLQRWGRDMLYEESLAVTAKILKLR; encoded by the coding sequence ATGACTACTACTCCGATCGTTGCACTCCAGAGGCCAAAAGATATTTCTTTCGGTGAAATTGAGGCAGAATTGAGTAAAATTTGGCTCAGCCAAAGCGGGGGCAAAGCAGGTCCCGTAGCCGCAAGAGCCGCAACATTTAGTATGGTGGTGTACGAACCAGAAGAATTTCAGCAATTGCTGGCTGGTTTGGGGTTTTATGATGGGCCAATTGATGGAATTCACGGACCAAAAACCAAAGATGCGGTAAAAGCAGCGCAGAAAGCATATGATTTGAGAGTAACGGGGAGAATTGACCCGGAAACCTTGACGCGACTAAGGGAAGAGCTAGCGAAGCTACCAAAGGAACAGCATCAACTTGCTAATTTGAACACCCGGGGTTTTAGCATCAGCGACGCGATCGGCTCCCAAAACCCCAGCCGCATAATCACCCTCTGTCCTCTAATTGGAGAAGAAGATAAAGGCGTCACCGCCCAAGTCTCCGCCTATTGCCCCATCCAAAAAAGTAGTTCCAGCACCTTAGTTTGTTCTGAATATATCACCCTCCAGGGGACAAAAGAGGCTCTAGAGCGAGTCAGCGATATTGTCACCGCTCTGATGATTCCCGATTTACCCAAATTTGTCTGGTGGAAGGCAACCCCCAATCCCGAACAACATTTATTTAAAGTGCTGGCAGCAGCCTCTAACTGTATCATCGTTGATTCCTGCTACTTCACCGACCCCGAATCAGAACTGCTGAAAATGCAGGAATTAATGGAGCAGGAAACTTACATTGCTGACCTGAACTGGCACCGGCTTTCCGCTTGGCAAGAATTAACCGCTGCCGTGTTTGACCCCCCAGAGCGGCGCGCTGCATTAGGAGAAGTCGATCGCGTCACCATTGATTATGAAAAAGGGAATGCCGCCCAAGCACTGATGTTTTTGGGTTGGCTCGCCAGTCGCCTGGGTTGGGAGCCAGTTTCCTATGCCGAAGAAGGTGGCATATATGAGATAAAGCGCATCAAATTTAACTGCGCAAATCAGCGCCCCATAGAAGCAGAATTAGCCGCGATTCCTACAGCCGACTGGGGCGAAATTCCCGGAGATATGATTGGTTTGCTGTTAGCTTCCACGAACCCCAATGCTAATTGTTTCACCATTTTATGTTCTGAAACCACCGGCTGTATGCGCATGGAAGCTGGCGGTATTGCCCAAAATTCCCGCACCGAACAAGTGACGCCACTTACTGACCAAAAAGCCGAATCTTTGATGAGTCAGCAGTTACAGCGTTGGGGGCGGGATATGCTGTATGAAGAAAGTTTGGCTGTTACTGCCAAAATTCTGAAACTGCGGTAA
- the tal gene encoding transaldolase, which produces MTASGNNPILEIRNYGQSIWIDNLSRDAIVSGELKELISSRDVRGITSNPAIFEKAIAGNKIYDADIAAGARQSKSVLEIYESLVFEDIRNACDIFQSVYEESNGLDGYVSVEVPPNLARDTAGTIAEAQRYYQEIDRPNVMIKIPGTPEGLLAVEKVIAAGINVNVTLLFSVASYVETFWAYIRGLEARVAKGEDISKIASVASFFISRIDTNIDDRADKLSTKTNDPERKASLEGIKGKVAIANAKIAYQEYKQILQSERWQALAAKGASPQRLLWASTSTKNPTYKDTIYIEELIGPDTVNTVPPSTIEACADHCDIQSRIETDVEAAYKLIASLKELGIDIDEVMVELLEDGIDKFIKPFDSLMASLQEKVNQLVPA; this is translated from the coding sequence ATGACGGCTAGCGGAAACAATCCGATTCTGGAAATTAGAAATTATGGTCAAAGTATCTGGATAGATAATTTGAGCCGGGATGCTATAGTATCAGGGGAACTGAAAGAGCTGATTAGTAGCAGGGACGTGCGCGGGATTACTTCTAACCCAGCGATTTTCGAGAAAGCGATCGCGGGGAATAAAATCTATGACGCTGATATCGCAGCGGGGGCACGCCAGAGCAAATCAGTCCTGGAAATCTACGAATCATTGGTGTTTGAAGATATCCGCAATGCCTGCGATATATTCCAATCAGTGTATGAGGAGAGCAACGGTCTTGATGGCTATGTGAGTGTGGAAGTTCCGCCAAACTTAGCGCGGGATACAGCAGGAACGATCGCTGAAGCCCAGCGCTATTATCAAGAAATCGATCGCCCTAACGTGATGATTAAAATTCCCGGCACCCCCGAAGGGTTGCTCGCCGTGGAAAAAGTCATCGCTGCCGGGATCAACGTCAACGTTACCCTGCTGTTTTCAGTGGCTAGCTATGTGGAAACTTTCTGGGCATATATCCGGGGATTAGAGGCCCGCGTAGCGAAGGGGGAAGATATATCTAAGATTGCTTCCGTAGCCAGTTTCTTCATCAGTCGGATTGACACTAATATAGACGATCGCGCCGATAAACTAAGTACCAAAACCAACGACCCAGAACGGAAAGCCAGCCTGGAAGGGATTAAAGGAAAAGTCGCGATCGCCAACGCCAAAATCGCCTACCAAGAATATAAGCAGATTCTCCAGAGCGAGCGATGGCAAGCACTCGCCGCCAAAGGCGCCAGCCCTCAAAGGCTACTGTGGGCATCCACCAGCACCAAAAACCCCACCTACAAAGACACCATCTACATCGAAGAGCTGATCGGACCCGATACCGTTAACACCGTACCCCCCAGCACGATCGAAGCCTGCGCCGACCATTGCGACATTCAAAGCCGCATAGAAACCGACGTAGAAGCTGCATACAAACTAATTGCCAGCCTCAAAGAATTGGGCATCGATATCGACGAAGTAATGGTCGAACTCCTAGAAGACGGGATCGACAAATTCATCAAACCCTTTGACTCCCTCATGGCTTCTCTCCAAGAGAAAGTTAACCAATTAGTCCCCGCCTAG
- the fbp gene encoding class 1 fructose-bisphosphatase, which translates to MFAAASEPQITEISLDRDCTTLSRHVLQQLQSFSPDAQDLSALMNRIALAGKLISRHLSRSGLVEGMLGFTGGVNVQGEDVKRMDLYANEVFISVFKQSGLVCRLASEEMDKPYYIPENCPIGRYTLLYDPIDGSSNIDINLNVGSIFSIRQQEGMDEDGEAKDLLQSGRKQIAAGYILYGPSTMLVYSIGKGVHSFTLDPSLGEFILSHENIKVPRHGPIYSVNEGNFWQWEESIRDYIRYVHRHEGYTARYSGALVGDFHRILFQGGVFLYPGTVKKPEGKLRLLYETAPLAFLMEQAGGKASTGTEEVLDVVPDKLHARTPIIIGSVEDVELVESFIQERNRELKEAPFMAKS; encoded by the coding sequence ATGTTTGCAGCAGCTTCGGAGCCACAGATCACAGAAATATCCCTCGATCGCGATTGCACGACCCTATCCCGGCACGTTCTGCAGCAACTGCAGAGCTTCTCGCCAGACGCCCAAGACCTCAGTGCGTTGATGAACCGCATTGCCCTAGCGGGGAAACTGATTTCCCGCCACCTGAGCCGCAGCGGTTTAGTGGAAGGGATGCTGGGCTTTACTGGTGGCGTCAACGTCCAGGGAGAAGATGTCAAGCGGATGGACTTATATGCCAATGAGGTATTTATTTCCGTATTCAAGCAAAGTGGCTTAGTCTGTCGCCTAGCTTCCGAGGAAATGGACAAACCTTATTACATCCCGGAAAACTGCCCCATTGGTCGCTATACCCTGTTGTACGACCCCATAGACGGTTCCAGCAACATCGATATCAATCTCAATGTGGGGTCGATTTTTTCGATTCGCCAGCAAGAGGGGATGGACGAGGACGGAGAAGCCAAAGACCTGTTGCAAAGCGGACGCAAGCAAATCGCTGCTGGTTATATTCTGTATGGACCGAGTACCATGCTGGTGTATTCGATCGGCAAAGGCGTCCACTCATTTACCCTTGACCCCAGTTTGGGAGAGTTTATCCTGTCCCACGAAAATATCAAAGTACCACGCCACGGCCCAATATACAGCGTCAACGAGGGTAACTTTTGGCAGTGGGAAGAGTCAATCCGCGATTATATCCGCTATGTTCACCGCCATGAAGGCTATACAGCGCGTTATAGTGGGGCATTAGTGGGAGACTTCCATCGGATTCTCTTCCAAGGCGGTGTATTTTTGTATCCAGGAACGGTGAAAAAGCCGGAAGGGAAATTACGGCTTTTGTATGAAACTGCGCCTTTGGCATTTTTGATGGAACAAGCAGGAGGCAAAGCCAGTACCGGTACTGAAGAAGTATTGGACGTAGTGCCCGATAAACTGCACGCCCGTACCCCAATTATTATCGGTAGTGTGGAAGATGTAGAGCTGGTAGAGTCTTTTATCCAAGAACGCAATCGGGAGCTGAAAGAAGCCCCATTTATGGCCAAAAGCTGA
- a CDS encoding radical SAM protein — protein sequence MSASVFAAERLLFTPATPNADAPLVIYAFPNTYSVGITSLGYQVLWANLASRSDIAVSRLFTDTGEPLPGAELVGFSLSWELDYVNILSLLESLAIPIRAELREDSHPIVFGGGAVLSANPEPFADFFDVILLGDGENLVGEFIDAYQDIRGGDRKAKLRRLAQVPGLYVPGFYEVKYIEPTGAVASVAPIEADIPPVVTKQTYRGNVLCASPVVTANAAWPDIFMVEVVRSCPEMCRFCLASYLTLPFRTASLEGALIPAIERGLTVTKRLGLLGASVTQHPEFDTLLDYLSQPQFDDVRLSIASVRTNTVTEQLAKTLAARGTKSLTIAVESGSERIRKIINKKLANDEIIAAAINAKAGGLTGLKLYGMVGLPGEETADLEATVAMMKDIKKAAPGLRLTLGCSTFVPKAHTPFQWFGVDKGAEKKLKSTQKELGRIGVEFRPESYNWSVIQALISRGDRRLSHLLELVRHYGDSLGSYRRAFKELNSQLPPLDFYVHSHWLQSQTLPWSHLQGPLPDATLQKHLAEATSQF from the coding sequence GTGAGTGCCTCTGTATTCGCTGCCGAACGTCTGTTATTCACCCCAGCTACCCCTAATGCTGATGCCCCGCTGGTGATTTATGCTTTTCCCAACACCTATAGTGTGGGCATCACCAGTCTGGGTTATCAGGTTTTGTGGGCGAACCTGGCAAGTCGCTCTGATATTGCGGTGAGCCGATTATTTACCGATACTGGGGAACCGCTACCAGGGGCAGAATTGGTGGGGTTTTCTTTATCCTGGGAATTGGATTACGTTAATATTCTCAGCCTGTTGGAGTCTTTGGCAATTCCCATTCGGGCAGAGTTGCGGGAGGATTCCCATCCCATAGTCTTTGGCGGCGGCGCGGTCCTCAGTGCTAACCCGGAACCGTTCGCGGATTTTTTTGATGTCATCCTCCTGGGGGATGGGGAAAACCTGGTGGGGGAATTTATCGATGCTTATCAGGATATCCGTGGTGGGGACAGAAAAGCCAAGCTGCGACGGTTGGCGCAGGTGCCCGGTTTATATGTGCCGGGATTTTATGAGGTAAAATACATCGAGCCAACTGGGGCGGTGGCGTCGGTGGCGCCCATAGAGGCGGATATTCCCCCAGTGGTGACGAAGCAAACTTATCGGGGTAATGTGCTTTGTGCCTCGCCGGTGGTGACGGCAAATGCCGCTTGGCCGGATATATTTATGGTGGAGGTGGTGCGGAGCTGCCCGGAGATGTGCCGGTTTTGTTTGGCGAGTTATCTCACTCTACCCTTTAGAACTGCGAGTTTAGAAGGGGCTTTAATCCCGGCGATCGAGCGTGGTTTAACCGTCACCAAACGCCTCGGTTTATTGGGCGCCTCGGTGACGCAACACCCAGAATTTGACACTTTACTAGATTATCTCAGTCAGCCGCAATTTGATGATGTGCGTCTCAGCATCGCCTCCGTGCGCACCAATACCGTCACCGAGCAACTGGCGAAAACTCTCGCTGCTAGAGGTACTAAATCCCTGACAATTGCCGTCGAAAGTGGTTCAGAGCGCATCAGAAAGATAATTAATAAAAAACTGGCTAATGATGAGATTATCGCCGCCGCTATCAATGCTAAAGCTGGGGGCTTGACGGGGTTAAAATTATATGGTATGGTAGGATTGCCAGGGGAAGAAACCGCAGATTTAGAAGCTACGGTGGCCATGATGAAAGATATTAAGAAAGCGGCGCCGGGATTGCGGTTAACTCTGGGATGTAGTACATTTGTGCCCAAAGCTCATACACCTTTTCAGTGGTTTGGGGTTGACAAGGGAGCCGAGAAAAAGTTAAAATCGACGCAGAAAGAATTGGGGCGGATTGGCGTAGAATTTAGACCAGAAAGTTATAATTGGTCAGTAATTCAGGCGCTCATATCTAGGGGCGATCGCCGCTTATCCCACCTGTTGGAATTAGTCCGCCACTATGGCGACTCCCTCGGTAGTTACCGCCGCGCCTTTAAAGAACTCAACTCCCAACTACCACCCCTGGATTTTTACGTTCACTCCCACTGGTTACAATCTCAAACCTTACCCTGGAGTCATCTGCAAGGTCCGCTCCCAGATGCCACTTTGCAAAAACACCTGGCAGAAGCCACCAGTCAGTTTTGA
- a CDS encoding ABC transporter permease encodes MNIFESVKMAVQTLVANKMRTSLTMLGIVIGNAATIATIGIGEGAQKFISGQIESLGTNVLFVSPGSREARRLPGATPQTLVVADAEAIATQVPNIQGVSPELNGSETVRYQNKNFSALIFGTTPDFVTVRNFEVAAGRFISDIDVQRQNQVVALGADLATALFGNANPIGQKVRIKNVSLEVIGVMKPKGTSFGTNYDETALLPITTMANQIAGNRSPYGIPVSFIYIAAASQSTMNVTQFQIENLLRLRHQIVDEDDFTVRSQKDLLTTFNAITGALTILLAAVASISLLVGGIGITNIMLVAVSERTKEIGLRKAIGASQQDILIQFIIESALLAITGGLVGTGVAVGGIILIASFTPFQAGVSGGAVLLATSFSGATGLFFGIFPAKQAAKLDPIIALRSS; translated from the coding sequence ATGAACATTTTTGAAAGCGTCAAAATGGCCGTACAAACCCTGGTAGCGAATAAAATGCGCACCAGCCTAACCATGTTGGGTATCGTCATCGGCAATGCGGCCACGATCGCCACCATCGGCATCGGCGAAGGAGCCCAAAAATTCATTTCCGGTCAAATCGAATCCCTTGGCACCAACGTCCTATTCGTTTCCCCTGGCAGTCGAGAAGCGCGACGCCTCCCCGGAGCAACTCCCCAAACCCTAGTAGTTGCCGATGCCGAAGCGATCGCCACCCAAGTCCCCAACATTCAGGGAGTATCCCCAGAACTCAACGGCTCAGAAACTGTCCGCTATCAAAATAAAAACTTTTCCGCCTTAATTTTCGGCACTACTCCCGACTTCGTGACCGTGCGTAACTTTGAAGTCGCCGCAGGGCGATTTATTTCCGATATCGACGTACAGCGGCAAAACCAAGTAGTTGCCCTCGGAGCCGACCTCGCCACCGCACTGTTTGGCAATGCCAACCCGATCGGCCAAAAAGTACGCATTAAAAATGTGAGTTTAGAAGTAATTGGCGTGATGAAACCCAAAGGCACTTCCTTCGGCACCAACTACGATGAAACCGCCTTACTCCCCATCACCACAATGGCCAACCAAATTGCTGGCAACCGTTCTCCTTACGGCATTCCCGTTTCCTTCATCTACATTGCCGCCGCCAGCCAAAGCACCATGAACGTCACCCAATTTCAAATTGAAAATTTGCTGCGCCTGAGACACCAAATCGTCGATGAAGATGATTTTACCGTTCGCAGTCAAAAAGATTTACTCACCACTTTTAATGCCATTACCGGCGCCTTAACAATTTTGTTGGCAGCAGTGGCGAGCATTTCCCTGCTGGTGGGGGGAATTGGCATTACTAATATCATGCTCGTCGCCGTCTCAGAGCGAACCAAAGAAATTGGTTTGCGCAAAGCGATCGGTGCATCCCAGCAAGATATCCTGATTCAATTTATCATCGAATCCGCCCTCTTAGCCATCACCGGCGGACTTGTGGGCACCGGCGTCGCCGTCGGCGGGATCATTTTAATTGCCAGTTTCACACCCTTTCAGGCAGGGGTTTCGGGAGGGGCCGTATTACTAGCCACCAGCTTTTCTGGCGCCACCGGCTTATTTTTCGGCATTTTCCCAGCCAAACAAGCAGCTAAACTCGACCCAATTATCGCCCTCCGTAGTTCTTAA